Genomic segment of Candidatus Omnitrophota bacterium:
GCCGAAGTGTATATAAAGGCCGAGGAATATGATCGCGGAGAATGTGCTCTTCCGCCACCCGAGCCCCATATTCCTGCATAATGAAAATAAGAGGAACGAGCCGAACGCATGGAATAGGAGCGAAACGGATACGAATCCGGAAGGCGACGGACCGAAGAGATTCAGGCAAAGGACGGTATATGCCTTCAGGACGGCCGGCCCGTACAGGGCGGGCGCCGGGTCGAGTATGAACTTGGCTATACCCAATGGCGACATATCCCGGATTGCCCGGAATACCGCCGGGATGAACCAGAGGAGGTCCTCCTCAAAGGAGATATTCGATACGGCCCCGGAGAGGAACCTCAACCACAGGACGGCCGCAAAGACCGATAGGCCGATGTAGATGTAAAGGGATTGGTCCCCACGGGCAGTCTCATCATTATCCGGATATCGCTTCACGGTCTTTCGCTCCTATCGTTCACCCGGCCCAGGCATGATATACGCCTTTCCGAATTTCTCGATATCATAGATATGCGCCCCTTCTGCGGACAGCGCTTCAGTATATGGAAGTATATAATTATCATACCTGATCTGCATATTGGTCCCTTTTCCTGTATCGGTGGCCAGCCGATGCGAAACGAATACGCGGTCTATCCTGTCCGGCCGCAATCCGTTATAATCGGAGCTGCCGAACCTGCCGAACGGCGGGATCTCCCAGATATCGTATACCCTGTCTAGCGGCACGCTCATGAATGCGCCTATGAAGGCGCTCTCCAGGGCCATTATCCCTTTGGCGGGCCGGGCCAGCTCTTCGAGCGTCCTGAATGAGGCACCGATAGAATACGGCCTCGTCTCCATGATACGCACATCTCTGTGCCGTACATCTTCGGCCAGGTCACCGGTTATCTTTGACCAGTGGATAGGGCCGTTAGAAAAGAATATCAATAAGAGGGGCAGGATGAGGTGACCGTACCTCGTGGAGACGCCCCTGAAAAGATTTCCATACCACGACGCGCCAAGGATGAAGACCGGTATGACAGCGCCCATATAGTGCGCGCTGGGCGAGGATAGCGCGTGAGACAGGAGTAAAAGGATATTCCCGGCCAGGAAGAGCCGCATGCCGTCATCCCTAGAGGCGCGGACCGCGCCGTACAGGATGAGGCCCAGGAGAGGGACGGTCACCGCCCCGGCCGCGGAGTAAAATAACCACAGATGCCCGGACGGCTTCGAGTAATAGAAAGGGGGCAGCATCGTCAGGCTGGCTATGGTGCAGAATGCGCCTTTTATGTTCTCGGCCAGTTGGCGTGCCACGAATCCCGGATTTGCGAATACGGCCCCTAACATATCGGTGGCGCCTCCGAAAAGCTCGTGATTGGTAAAATAGAAGTCCTTGTTATGAAAACTTCCGTATCTATGAAATATATACTGGAAATTGCTGTCCTGTATAAAGGCGGCGTCGGCCAGGGACTTGCCGTTACCGGGGAACCAGGCGGCGCTCGAAAACCATATATTGTTCCATGGGTGCGGCGATTGCGCTACCTTGAACCATAGGAGCAGCAATATGGCAATGAAGAGAGGCCAGTCTGCCGGCCCGGGCCTGAGAGCGCGTATAAGGGAATTGAAGCCGGACCTTCTCAGGGCCCGAAGGATATCCCAGAAGATGAAGATACCGACGAGTAAAAGATAGTTATACCGTATCATGTATGCGAAGAGGAGAAGAGCATATGAGAGGGCCATCCTCGATCTCTTCGTCGCATCACCCCTCGCCACTACCGCAAGGCATGCCGACGCGAGGGCCAGCTGCTGAGTATGCGGCTCGGCCATCTGGAAGAACGGCATCCACAGTACGAAGGCAAATGAAGCGCCGACGAGCCCGGCATATCGTTTGAATAAAGCGATGAATGATACTGCCGCTATCATGAACGTGACGCAGTATTCGACGATGACCTCTAACGGATATCCCATCCACCTGAAGAGGTTCAGATAAAGTATATAGAGAGGACTCCTGTCGACGACGATAAATTTGCCCGTCTCGGCGAAGATGCGCGCGAAGAGCCAGTATCCCCAACTTTCGCCGCCCGGTTCCCAACGGGCGAATAGAGTAAACGCTATGCCCGAAAGCGCCAGTATGGCGGCGTAAATTATATGCCGGGTCATGCGCGTATCCATATTATACCGTCTCCAATAGCTGCAGTTTGACCATACGGTTGAAATAGCCGTTCGCCCTGACCAGGTCCGTGTAGGAACCCTCTTCGACTACACGCCCCTTCTTAAGCACATATATGTAATCGGCATTCACGATCGTAGAGAGGCGATGCGCTATGACGGCTATCGTCGTCTCCCTGGAGATCGCCTCGATCGCCTCCTGTATGAGACGTTCCGAAGATGTGTCGAGGGCGCTCGTCGCCTCATCCAATATCAGCAGTTCCGGCCTCCGGAGGATGGCCCGGGCGAGCGCAACGCGCTGGACCTGGCCGCCGGACAACCGGACGCCGCGGTCCCCCACTACGGTATTATAGCCGCCGGGCAGCTGCCGGATGAATTCATCGGCATTTGCCTGACGGCAGGCATGCGCGATCTGGTCTTCGGTCGCAGATCCCGAGGCCCAGAGGAGATTATCCCTTATGGTCATATTGAAGAGGGCGCTCTCCTGCGGCACGTATCCTATCCTCTGCCTGTATGTACGGATATCTATATCCGAAAGCGGCCTTCCGTCGAGAGCTACGCGTCCCGCGGAGGGTTCGTGAAACCCCATGATTATATCTATAAGCGTTGACTTGCCTGCCCCGGATTCTCCTACGAAGGCGATCATGCTCCCTTTAGGGATGCGGATATTTACATCCGTCAGGACCGGTTCCTCATGGTTGGGATAAGCGAAGGAGAGGCCTTCTACGGTCAGCTCGCGCGAAAATCCCGTAAATGGCACTGCCCCGGATATCTGCACCAGCTCCCGGGCACGGCCTCTCAGCGCATTCACCTGTTCATAACTCGGGAAGAAGTTCTCTACGGAATTCTTCTCCGTGGCCAGACTTCCGATAGTCGAGGCGACCTGCAGCAGGGCAAAGAGCATCACCGTCACCTCCGATAAGGGCACGCCGAACCTGCGGGCGGCGATAAGGGCTATGACAAGGGCTACTATACCCAGCGGACGATAGAGGAGCGGTATCGATATGTTCAGGACCTGCGACCTCAGTGTCGCGCGCCTGTGCGCATCGAACGCCTCCCCTACCTTGCGGGCGTTCTTATCCTGGTTGCCGAACCCCAGGACCACCTTGGCTAAAGAGACGCTCTCCTGGACTGCCGACATGAGGGCGTTCGCAGTAGCGGTATTCGCTTTCCCGAACCTGTAGCTGAGCCTGCCGGCCATGATAAAAGGGAGCGAAAATAAGACCGCCGAGGCCAGGCTGATAACCGTGACAGGCCATGATATGCATAAAGGCACCGCCAGATAGAAAACCAGCTGCAATATATGCGAAAAGAACATGGCCATGGCGCCGAAGGCGTCCCCTACTACGGTTAGCTCCCTGCTGAACGTATTCAGCAGGACCCCCTGTGTGTTAGCGGTAAAAAAATGCCATCGCGCATTGAAAAAATCTTCGAACGCGCCGACCATCATATCCCGCACCACCGCATATTTCGTCTTCAGGATCGAGTGCATGGCGAAGACCT
This window contains:
- a CDS encoding ABC transporter ATP-binding protein, whose product is MRAFKFIHEICKKFPVLLGANTLLLLAVGISSALSLFAVGPIVDLFMHPDLQGISPLTGKAVYILTFLGYPRTLGNWLVVFLVFVIASGLFQVFAMHSILKTKYAVVRDMMVGAFEDFFNARWHFFTANTQGVLLNTFSRELTVVGDAFGAMAMFFSHILQLVFYLAVPLCISWPVTVISLASAVLFSLPFIMAGRLSYRFGKANTATANALMSAVQESVSLAKVVLGFGNQDKNARKVGEAFDAHRRATLRSQVLNISIPLLYRPLGIVALVIALIAARRFGVPLSEVTVMLFALLQVASTIGSLATEKNSVENFFPSYEQVNALRGRARELVQISGAVPFTGFSRELTVEGLSFAYPNHEEPVLTDVNIRIPKGSMIAFVGESGAGKSTLIDIIMGFHEPSAGRVALDGRPLSDIDIRTYRQRIGYVPQESALFNMTIRDNLLWASGSATEDQIAHACRQANADEFIRQLPGGYNTVVGDRGVRLSGGQVQRVALARAILRRPELLILDEATSALDTSSERLIQEAIEAISRETTIAVIAHRLSTIVNADYIYVLKKGRVVEEGSYTDLVRANGYFNRMVKLQLLETV